The genomic window TAGGTCCCCAAATCTCTGCACCATAGCTACGGACGCGTAGCGTGCCCTTATTCACTGATTCACAGAAGGAATAACTATTACGTAGTGTACACTTGGTAACTGCACTTGCAATAAGGACTCATTGATACCTTGAAACGGCCCATGTTACACGCCCATTTGTTCGCTTCCTTACGTCATTGTTGGGGCATGTAGCGTGAACCAAAACAGGCTAGCAGTTCAGACGGTGACGTGCGCGAGACCCAATCGCGCTATTGGTATCCGTTTTCGAAGGcggagctcaagtgtcctccAATTTTATTGCGTCAAATAATTCACTCAGAAGTTACCTTCATGCGAAGGCATCGATTAGCTAAATAAGGTGTGTTATGAAGTTCTCTTTCTGAACATcggaaaattttttttctctttatccaCGCTGCTCACCTTCATTTTTGTTTGGCAATTTCGTTGAAAGTTCAAGTTACACATGACCTAATACTGCTTCTGGTGAAATTTTATCTTTAACGGCAAATACAAAGGAAATAATCAATTTGCACTAAAAACTAAACAAAGATGTTGAAAATGCAGGAAAACCTGGTCCAGAGAGGAATGTTCAACAGAAATAAAGCTTAGTGTTTTCAGTTCTCAGCGATCTAATgcataaaaagaaacattaaGTTCTTCGCATTACATGTATCATCTAAACTGCGGTCGTAATAGTTGGGATTTAAACCTTTCTCATCGAACTGAGCAGCGCAATAGCTTATCCCCTAGTTTATCCTGCTGGGCACTTGTTGCGCACTCTTGCATGAACCCTCATTTGTAGTATTTCGTTATATTTTTAAAAGCAGGTATTACTTTATTTTGCTTTCCAGATAGCTGGGCAAGCTTTCATGTCACTTGTGAGGGTAAGTGCGCGCTTGCCTttagaaaaagaaaactagctGATTTTCATCTCGTAAATCTTTGTCTTAGAATACTGATTGACATCGCTTAAATTTGCATAATTGAATACCACGCCTTTTCGCACAAATTTCTGCTAAATTTCATCGCTTGAGCCTCtgcaaaataggaaaaaaatatcATGGCGTTGTCGTTTTTGATAGCGCTGCGATAAATTGTTTTTGGCAGGAAGTGTGAGGGGGAAGGGGGTCAACTTCACTTTATCTACAATCATGCATGAGTTTTAATAAGCGCATGCATACGTACAAACACTAAAATTAAGGAAAAAACTTTGGGGTGGGGAGGGAGAAAGGATGTGATGCTACGGCTACGCCAGTGCACACATCGTTATTCGAAAACAGCATGCTTTTTAGCAAATCAAAAAAAAGAACACTAGAGTGTGACGCAAGCGGGACCGCTCCAAGGCACTGCACTGTCAGTTTGTATACAGcagtaaggacgagaaataacgATTAGCGGAACGGTTACAAAACTGCATGCAAACTAAATACAAAAGTAACGACAGAAAAAAAGTAAACTGAAATAAGAAAAGCACATACGAAACAGCAAGTTTTCCCATAGAGAACGTATTATTCGATTATTAGGTTGTTGTAATAGCACTATAAAGGATTATTTTACATAACAATGCCAGCTAATTACCGCTTACAAAGCTGCTTTGATCTTTGTATTCTATTTTAATTAATCGTAAGAAGCGGAAAGCAATACATCTACTTTACAAATGTGTGGTAGTGTAGGAGACACTGTGGTTTGAATGTATTTTTCCATGGTGAACAGTACATAAATGAGTAATCATGTAATCATGTTTGTATAAAATTATCTTTCACCCAGTTAGGCGAACGAGCTGGCATGCGGTATTGCTTTTAGTGCCATTATACACATACCCTTGCAGACCTGTTGGCATGCTATTTGGTGCTCTCGCAGCCAAAAAGACtcgacaaaaagagaaaaagttcaTAAAAGCAGAAGCAGACGCACAGCCACGGTGTAGAGACGAAAGCTGTTGTCTTTGCAGATAATCATACTCGTTGTTCGTCCATAAATTCGGTGTCGATTAGGCAACGACCCATACGCTTTGTCACAATAAAGTATTGTCTAGATATTACTCCTCAAAACTTGCTTTCGGTGCAATTTAGACACCATAGTCATAAATGTACCCGGTAGATCCAGAATTCACCTTTAAATTTCATGAATAATCACATACCCTAAGCTTAAAATGAAGAAAGTTTTTACCAAATGCAACCCTTCAGCAATGTACACCTTATTTACGGTTTTGCAGTGCACGGCGAAGGTGACCTTTGAAAATATGTCTCCTATTAACTCTTTGATTGCCTTACGGGATGTATTCACGACCATCATCTACAGGGTCAGTCCCAGAGGTAAGCTACTCGCCAATTCCTCAACATTGCGTTTCACCGTGAAGTACGATCGTTTAAACCCTATAGAGCCACGCAGTGCTTCTAGCTCCTCTGGAAAAAGACCTTCCACAGGCGTCGCGTTGGAACAACCCCTTTTGTGGTTGCAACGTTGGCTATGAGCCTTTTTAATATTTTAACATAATCACGTATGTAGGCCTATCACTCAACAGACTATTGTCCAGTTTTGGTAGAATGCGCAGAAGACTGCTACTTATAATATTTAAgtattcttatttatttttacatattgCAGCCCAACTAAAGCTTTCACAAGAGTGTTCTTCAAAAAATACTGAAGGCGATGAAAcactggaaaaaaagaaataaaaccatTATGCAACTTTGAAAAAGCATAGCGTAAATCAATATGTTTATGCATGCGAAAAATTTGTAAAGGCAGTGATTTTTCGATACCGGGAAATGAAATCCACTTTTAAATGGTGTGTGCAAAGAAATTGTATTTAAGCAGGCTAGTACTTGGTTGTACTAGTGTCAGCTTCAGCTTAAGGTCATTCCGCGCTGATTTTCGTTTATAGGGAGACAAAATTTTGAGATATGGTGGTGGTAAGAACATTTATTAAAATAAAAGTAGCGTAGGGCTTTAAAGAGAACATGCAGCAATGTGCACATTATCGCACCGTAGCCTACACTTCGTTGTTATGAAGCTGATTTATTTGTTCTATGTGCGTGCTGACATTATGTCGCACCACGCGCTGCCTGTTACACGCCAGTCTAGTCGGTGCACCTGGTAAGTTTACGATGTACTCACGACTACTTGATTTGCCTGAAACGACACTACTCTTCTTAACGCCAGGCTCAATATCTTAAAAAATTATAGGTAATGACTGCTCGTCGATGAGTTCACATGAAAGTCTTGGCCAGAATGTGTGTTAGTTGGTGGATTTTTTTAGTGtcgatttcaaaaaaaaaaatctctgtaTGCTTGAGAAAGCTGATTTTCCTGCTAAAAATAGAGAAACAGTATCGAATATAGTTATTCCGGCGCATTTATTTCATAGGTTTAGTCTGAGTGCAGTCACTTTCTTACTTTAGACAAACTGTATATTGATTTCCTAAATATTTCCGCAGTTAGGTACGTTCACACTTTTGCGCGATTCTGTCCACGCTTAATCAATTAGTGGTCGTATTTCTGCTTTTCAGGGGCAGCCATATTACAGAATATGAACTTCAAGCCAGACGGCAGTGATCTCAACAATAACATATGCAAAAAACCGATCAAGCTCGGCTTTCCCAACAGCATGGGAAAGGTGCGTTAAGGTTCACCACCGTTAAAAGCACTGTTTTCCAAGGCAGTCTCCTTGCACTGCACTAAAAGGGGGCAGTGAAGTGAACGACGCGGCCGCACCGCATCTCTGCTGATACTGCGGCGGGTGACGGTAGAGGTGGCGCTGTAGTCGCTTTGTACTGAAAATGTCAAGGGCATCTGCATTCGGAGCGTGACCATCGTAGTCAGCAAAAGCATGCAACGGCTCGTTTTTATCGTGTTTAGTGCAGTGCTGAGCATTTGTCGGTGTGAGCGCACCTGCCTAGCGCCATGGTGCACGAAATGAATATGCAGGTGTGCCGAAATCGAGTCATGAAATTCCGCGTTTCAAGAGGCTGCTGGCCCACACAGACACATAAAAAGAAAACGACGTACTAACACAATTTTCATGGATCCGCCCAGCCGCTCACTCAGTGTTATGCGGTATGAAAGGAGCGCTCTGAGCTGCGGTGAATCATGAGTTTCTACTGGAGAACTACAAAGAGCGGGGAAGTATCAAAACCACAAAGAAAGCGTAGACCTGCTTTGAGTCTGTACAATATCCACAGCACTGTTTCTCATTCGTGTCGGCATATTGCTTCATGAGAACACCATGTACAAGTAACTTTGTTACAACATTTATATTGGTGATGACTCAGCTTTATTGTGCCAGTTTTGCGGAGGATCATAATGCTGTCTGAAAGACTTATCCCAATAGCTCTAATCATGTGCTTTCGTGCCTACTGTGCATCGCTTATACAATCTTCAAGTGCTTATCATGCCAGGAGGTGAGTCAGGGAGAGAGTCGAAAAAACGAATTTACATCGGAGTGAGAAACTCTTGGGATAGAGGTTATCTTAAGCATATTAAAAAGCGTGGTTCTATAGACGGTTTGTCTGTTATTCTGCCTGAATATTTCACTATAACCAGTTCTGATTTAATATGGACGGCTCATATTCTGCTGCTTTCCAAACCTCCTGTAGGCGGGATGCTATGGAAAGACAGCAAACGCCTGTTTATGACACTGCTTTGTATTAatggtgtagttgttttgtttattGGCTgttataatgccaaggaaagtatagggaagttattagaccgaactgtaatgtaaatgtcaagaaaaaaagtgggtgaacaaataacttgccgtgggcaggaaccgaacctgcaatcttcgaatagcgtgttcgatgctctaccactgagctgccacagccatccctccagccactttattgggtatatatgtgaatttaaacgtgggagggtcagtcagcgccatctgttgcCATGacgacgagtgtggaacacttcttattagcctgtttggcgtcacgcgtagcacgtgagcttattccGAGCTAAAAGCtgaccaattattattattattattattattattattattattatttcgaaCCAAATGTACTGTTTGAGAGGGGCAGGCTTAGGTATATAACTAATTCTGCATCTCCTTTGCAGTGTTTAGGGGAGATGTACAAACTCTGCAATGAAGGAGATATGGTTGACGTAAGTACATTATTTTGAATTACCCATAAGAAGGCGTCAAAGACGAGTTCAAAATGGTTTCTGGAAGTCTGTACGACACTTCCGATCATGCGATACCATTACGCCTGCTCAACTCAAATATCTCCAAAAATTAAGCCAAGTGTTTTTTCCTGTACGTAGTGCGCTGCGTAACCAAACATGAATAAACTGAGCATGATACGAATGCGATGGAAAAACTGGGAGGAAATGAATTATAAGAAAATTTGAAAGATGGCAAGGCCTTGATAGAAAAGACAGCAGCAATAACAGTCAATTCAGTTTAATTAATTTATTATTCACTAGAAGATATCTACATCGGTTTTGTTAAAAAGGCGGAGCTCCGTAACTCGATGAGGAGTTGTGAAGGGGTCCCTTATGTTGTATACAGTTATACAAACACTAGCGCGCACAAGAAATCAGTATGACAGTAATAGGATGGGGTAGAATTCAAACAAGTGAACAGAGCACGAACCAATGTTGGTTAACCTTATAACAGGTAAATAACTGGCCTTCTGTTAGGCCTGTTGGTAGTCTGTTCCAAATACGTAATGCGGTATGTGTGAATGCAAATGATCCACAATTCGTGCGAGACTATGGAATGGTTAAAGTACTGGACGTAACTGATCGTATCGGTTATGGGATGTTTTGGTAGCTAACTTTCAAAGAACACAGTATAATTATATGCATAATTTTAAACAGCAATACGAGAACATGGTAATCAATGCAGCGTTTCAAAGGAACAATGGTCACAGGAAGCGTTCACAGGAAGAACATTTTGCAGTGGAAATATAAGGAAGATTGTCACCATGACTGTGACACTGAAATTTCATTTTAAAAATGTACGTTTCCGAAAGACAGGTTTCCGAaagacatctatctatctatctatctatctatctatctatctatctatctatctatttaactatctatctatctatctatctgtctatctatactCATAAGAAATGAGTGCGCATGCCCAAATAAAAAGGTACTGTGGACAAGAAAGTGGTGCTGGCTTTTTCTTTGTATACAGCTCATGACCACATTAGAAAAGGAAATTTGACATCCACCAGCTTGTAGGGCGATGTCACTAGAAAATCCAAACATATTTCCTAACTATGAAggttcttagttgccgaaaaatacGTCCTTGTCTGAGGTTCGAACTCAGGATGGAAGCCTTTTCAGGGTGGTCCCTCTACCACTTGAGGTAACCAGAGCAATAGCGCGTGGGTGGATTCTCAGATAACCGCTACACTGAGGTATGGCATTGTGGTAAACTGACAAAATAAACTATGGGTATTCGAGAAGGTACAGTTGTAAATTCGAAAATGTTGGGGCTTTTTCTGGTTTCATGCTTACGTGACTTTACGTTATCAACTACGTGCACGGCAACATTCGATCTCTTTGTAAATGAAATTTTTGTATGCAGGTTTCGTACGCAACATCATTCGTTGCTGCCGTAACGGTGAGTATCGATCTTTCAGTAATCACAGCGGTAAAATTATAGGAACAATTTTTAACTACGCACTACTGCTGCAAGCTATAGGTATATCGAGATTTGCATGGAATTCTCGTATTTGGCAGTTTACTTCTCAACCATATATAAAAAGGTTAATGTACAAGTGATATTAAGAAATACTGCATAACAAAAGTAGTTCTGGTTAGAATTTGAAGTCGCCGAAAAATGGGTGCAAATTTGGGAACATCAACACCAAAATTCTAGAAACTTCAAGAATGGGTCGTGTAAACCTTAGACAACAGACAAAGTTAACTAAATTTGAAGTTTGTTGCTTTTTGTTACCCTTAGTTCAATCAAATTTTGCACATGATGCACcttaaaagggtactgacacaaacATTTTGGCCTCGCATTTTtatgctgcaatgtgttgctgggggcctgttagtcatgacacgacacattgtttgctgcagcacgcgatagataattaattacaggccctTCATTGTCTCAGCtttggtttgagagagctccaaaaactggCTGCAGCTGTCGCCACTTATCGTGTGCAGCTTTTGaacacgtcagcacacagaaccgTGACACACTTTCGCACGATACGCATCAAGAATTCCTTTCCaataggaaacgggactgcaATGTCGCCAAACGCAGAAATTTCCAAGCCTGCGCCACGGCCACGCGATTGCAACCAGCTGCCGAGAAATATAGCCTGCGGTTACAAACGCGCCAAAataaaaatggcggctatgacgtcatcataacttgttttgctaactgcagcgtggtgacgtgagggaagtagggggtccccTAGGGGTCCCCTTCGATGGTGTCAATGGCACGATGGAGTCGagggctcacgcaaacttcaaagtTCTTTTAAAGTACCTTCCCAGCTATATTCCTAGCTATAATATTTTGCAGCTTATATACGAATGTCCCTGGGAATCAACCCTAGAGGCTATCTCGGCCACGAAGTTTCGTGTCAGTGCCctttaaaaattgtttttttgttgtcaGATTGAGCAGCCCGCGAATTGGGACGTAAGCCGTTCTTGCGTGAGGATTTTGTCTGACTGGTTTTTGCAGAGTACCGACTACCTTCGCAATGTTTATTTGGGTGTCTTTTTGCCGTTTGCCAATCAGTATTATTGAACACGTTAAATGTGATCCACAAACTTAACAGGACACTCAGCTCCACCTTTGCTTTCCACAAGCACCCTTCGCTTGACTTCCAATTATTTCGGCGACCTTTCATACAACCTCCATTTTTAGTGCGAAACCCGGCAGGATGGAGAAGATGGAAGCTTGTGATGAAAAATTGCGGAAACACGAGTTAACAAACGTTTTGAaaagcggacttgtcttcctcaaggcagGAAGATAATAGTTAATAGGGatacaagaacaagcttttgtaatggttaGGAGCActagacggcccactcgttacgctattcgcattgtgcgacgattgGTTGTTATTCGGCCGTTTTAAAAGgctttataggtcgtattaacgTGACTGTTTTCCCGACTTTAAGTCTGCCTAATGCAAGTTTGACaaaaagtcacaagcaccggtgtggctcagtggtaaaatactgggctggcacccagcggacccggcttcgagccccactgtgtcattggtgctaggtcaagctTGCGTAAGGCAAGTTTGATAACAAGTTACAAACACCGGCGTAATTTCGTGGTAGAATAACGGGCTGGCACCCGGATTCAAGCCCctctgtgtcattggtgctagctttttttttttttaatttcgtgggatgtggttacggacagcagcgacggcggcggtggcggacacctgcgcgtgacccgagttgtgatctcacaacagagGAATATGTGGAGCACTTTTTGATCTCTTGTAGAAAGTTTTAAACATTAAGTTGTCACTGGAAAATCTGTTATCCTTGGCCTATAGCTTTGACATTGTGAAATTTACTATCCCTAGGTGCTCGTACCTAAGGGCATAGCAACAGAAAAATGTGTGCGGCCATGCAAGATTTTATTGTACCGTCTAAGAGATTTACTTAATAACCTAAATACCAAAAGGTTCTCAGTTAACCCATGGAGGCTATAAAAAATTTCTGTGATATCAATCATTTATTGCTGATAGGAACTAATTCATCAAAATTCTTTCTCAAAAATAATTTACGAAAGGATCAATATTTTTGTTAATTTTCTTTCCACCAGTCTTTAAATATAtactttcgctttttttcttaagctacccgattcttggcTGATACCCCAGGGGAGGGGTGTGAGGATCTACAtctacagctttcgctgcaaaaagtcacagctttggcgcaaaggtgaagcaatgaacgcgataggaacaaattggaaggtcacgtgcagaatggccagcagacctaaacatgccccgcgtttctcacgcataaATGATCCACGAAGCGGACTCTCAgggacagatgaacgcaaataagtgcctctgttgttactttgctgtgtctgaaaagtgcgctcttttcgcaaacgcaaACTGTGCAAcagttgcagtgacctttgtctgtccggtaactaaaacagaatcgCTCCGCTAAAAGCTGAACACCATGCAAAACGTACAGTCCTCCCTACCGCGAGCTAAGGACGTGCGAGGGAGCGTCGACTCCCTGCTCTTCGCAGGGCTAAGTGTGCGTGGGAGATGAGCGTGTGGCCGTCGCGTCGGGGCGATGTTgctacgcgcgctcattgcgccatctttctggtaatgctaaaaacatgATAGTCCCCTCCCCTCCGAGATTCTCGTCAGCAGCGGTAACAAGGCAGATttagatagcttgccgtttgaacgttgaaggacatggtccttggtggctcagtggctaacgcctgacactcacgattcagaggacCCAACTGCGATTCCGTGCGACGGAGTCTTTTGCtgaattctttttctttcttgcattttcatatatatagatacgtatacatatacggtgagtgacaacGACGCCCATGTCGACGCcgatgccggcggcaaaatcaagccgagagtgtccatataatttctatcgcaatgaAAGAAATCTCTCAATGGCAGAGTTTTGAACTTGGCGCCATGGTCTTAATGGCTTAGCTTTACTATTGTGACCATAGAGCTCGTCAGTTGCAATGGCACGATGGTAGTTCAACTGTCTATTATGGTGTTTTCTTTGTCTGTTCAGTGCGGCTTCACCGAGTTTGCCACCACTACGCCAATAGATAAGTTCCGTGGCGTGGTCTGTGACATTTTGATGGGCTCTAAAGCCGTGTTTGGAAAGATTCCATTCGTCGGTTCTGGTACTTACGAGTTGGCAAAGATTATATTCTGTAAGTATTCCTACAGTACTCTGGTGACTTCGTTACGTTCAGATCACATGCGTGACATGACTGCGTATTGTGCGTCTCAATACAGGGGCGCCATTCTGGACAGCTTCAAGTTCAGTGAGCAGGCAAAATTCTTTGATCGCACACTTCAGGCCAATAAGAGAGGCTGCGGTAGCAGGCCTCTGAGAAAATCAGATCCAGGGGCATAGACTAACTTTATCCGGGGAGAGGGGGGCAAACGGTACTTTTAATGTATGTTGATGTTTGTCCGTGGAGGCCAAGACTGGTATTGTGCCTAATGATATAGTGTGATGACGATGAACGCCAGCGTATCCTGGGCCATTGTGCTTGACTAGTGCGAAGTAGTAAGAAAGATGTTTGGAATAGAACAGTTTAGAAAACGAGGTACACAGCATATTACTTGTAGTTTTAATTTCAAGTATTACGTCTTACTTCcacttcgtttcttttttttaaaataacCTTTCGAATAACCTTTCAAATTTTCAACTacgcattcttggccaatcctccggAGTGGGCAGGTGCCATAAGATTGAAGGAaaatacaaaacaacaaaaacagccTACCTGCAGCAAGGGTGCTATCCCTTTTTAATGCATATAAAAGATAAATATTTAATTTCCAAAGGTGGAAGCATGTCAGTTTTAATCTCCCAATCACCCCCATTTGCCTGAGCCAATGACCACAGCTAAAAAAAATGGTGATCTCAGCAACATGGTGGATTTCGGCCTTTTCCAAAACGTTATCCGGTCTTCGCGTGAAATACGAGTGGAATgttgatgcatatttggcttgtaCTTGTTTGACCAGCCACTGCTTATAGAATGTTGGTTTATTTCGATTATATTTATATTAAAACGCCCATATGTGTTTCCAAAAACGTGAACTATGTATGTTGCCGATGGTGTTCGTTCGAGCACGTGAACTGAGCCAAGCCATGAGGGCATAATGATTGTGCCCAAATATTTCCGCCTATTAAATCAGAATACAGCATCAAAATGCAGCTGGGGTGTAACGGCAAAGCTTAAGCTCAAAAGCAACCTGTCGCTCAACAAGGAGGAAGAATTCTTGTGTAGACTACACCACAATACCATTGCCCCCAAATATCTCAATTGTCGTATTCGTTCAGCTGACACAACAGTGTTCCGCACCAAGCAACGAGGCCACTTGTCCTACGTTCATTTACATGATTGACGTTGTATGAGAGTGATTGTTAATCACTTGCAGCCTAATTCTTATAAGtgagcagttttatgacgctgTTAGCCTGCCTCGGTTTGTCTTTCGATGTTTCGACGATTTGTGTTCCGAAGTTCTGCGTTCACGCAAAATCTCGAACGAAAAGTGTTTGTACACTTGTATAGCCGCTTCCAACACAGAACTAAAACAGATACATATCAAACACAAAGAAAGTTTTAGTGAAACCCAGACATTCAGTCTCTTAATTCATGTACTTTAAGGGGCAGAGTTTCGAGTGGCGGGAATAGTGCTCAGGGTGCGACTAAGAGAACAGGGTTCAGGGTCGAAATTCAGGGCGTAGAAGGTTAAATATTTCCCTCACTCTCGTGTGCTTGGGCAAATAGAATAAGCTGCAACTAATAAACATCCAAAGAAAGCATGCTCACATTTCGAATAAAGTCAGAGCATTTACCGACATACAATTACGAGCAGAACAAGATGAAACAAGAGACTACGTTAGAAGTTGACGAAATAAGGCCGAATTCTTTCCGACGTCCGGTATGCTTTTTTATTATGCTGTTTGTCGTGTCACAAGATAGCGGTTGTGAGATTTGCGCATGTCTCTTTCTCGGTTGTCTAATATGGATGCGTCATACAGAGTTAGAAAACTTCGTAACTTATGCCTTTTCTTCTCTGTTTATCGCACAGGTTAGCCTGCCTCGACTAAACAACTTCATGCTTCCGAAATTCGTACTACATTCATATGAAGAAGTTTTCGTCAATAAAAAAACCGCACCAATTTTCATGCCCGAATGAGTATTTATTATACAGCAAGCCCTCATAAAAAAGTTCATCACTTGTCTTTAGTGTTCCTTGCTGGATCGGTTCTGTGCAAACCTCCCCCTTGAGAACCACTACTCGCGTCTCAGTGAAGTGTTCATGGATGTTCCTGCATGATTTTGTACAAGGTAATATCGTGTATTGGGCGCTATTATATCGACAATACTATCACCTGAATGGGCACGCTTACTCAGTGAAAAGCTCCGTTTCACATTTCAATATTTTTGAGACATGAGCTAGTTGGTCTTGCTTGTCTGCGTTGTCTACATTCAAAGTGTGCTCCTTCACTGCATGGTGATGGCTTTGGAACGTAAAACTCCAGATAGTATTATTATATTACCACTGTGTGCTGTAATGATTCAGTCCTTGGGCTGACCATTGTGAAAACAGCAAAAGGTAGCGAGTTCTTCATGAATGAGTGGTACCGCACTGGGCGCTATAACGAGCAAAGCCTCGCGAGATAAGAAAAGTCTTCCACGTTAAACGGCATGTCCCTAGTGTAAACGTGCCTTTCACTTTCCCATCTCGGCCTGGAAATCAGATGTTTAGTGGGTACTAGCGTCACTTCCTAGAAACACGTTCCAGATGCTTAACACTAAGGCCTGCATCACATATACTTGGTGCATTCCTGCTTATTTTTGCTGTGTTTCGCTGAGATAAGCTCTTCTTCAAACCACCATCGCACCCCGACTCAAGAGCGGCTTTATTCTCAATCTACTATGAACCAACCAAGCTCAATTAAACACACTGCTTACGCCCAACAGGGCAAGAACACCCGCGACCC from Rhipicephalus microplus isolate Deutch F79 chromosome 7, USDA_Rmic, whole genome shotgun sequence includes these protein-coding regions:
- the LOC119179225 gene encoding uncharacterized protein LOC119179225 isoform X1; the encoded protein is MRALGILAVVSVVTTSCWAPTSAVTMFPTNATVASTENSTSLSNVDSTTTVASTTSMPSTTFAPEGSTATEATNASAETTTSPEETTPTVTPSSNNVSSPDTTTRLASDDVCIEATIPNVMNIGECLGEDLDLCSGEKIAGQAFMSLVRCTAKVTFENMSPINSLIALRDVFTTIIYRVSPRGAAILQNMNFKPDGSDLNNNICKKPIKLGFPNSMGKCLGEMYKLCNEGDMVDVSYATSFVAAVTCGFTEFATTTPIDKFRGVVCDILMGSKAVFGKIPFVGSGTYELAKIIFC
- the LOC119179225 gene encoding uncharacterized protein LOC119179225 isoform X2 encodes the protein MFPTNATVASTENSTSLSNVDSTTTVASTTSMPSTTFAPEGSTATEATNASAETTTSPEETTPTVTPSSNNVSSPDTTTRLASDDVCIEATIPNVMNIGECLGEDLDLCSGEKIAGQAFMSLVRCTAKVTFENMSPINSLIALRDVFTTIIYRVSPRGAAILQNMNFKPDGSDLNNNICKKPIKLGFPNSMGKCLGEMYKLCNEGDMVDVSYATSFVAAVTCGFTEFATTTPIDKFRGVVCDILMGSKAVFGKIPFVGSGTYELAKIIFC